From a single Pseudalkalibacillus hwajinpoensis genomic region:
- a CDS encoding YihY/virulence factor BrkB family protein, which yields MVDVSLTRFSKQLFSRMNEHQVTDLSAQLAYYFLLSLFPFLIFAITLLAHFDFSQEQILDLIAQYAPSESFVAIQENLILEDGARKGLLSFGIIATIWSASNAINAIIKSLNRAYNVHESRHFLLARGLSILLSIAMIFVIVIALILPVFGETLWRFFVSFFDISESFGFMFAIIRWVLSLSIMIVVFMFIYYYAPNKRLHYKDVLIGSVFASVLWQLVSLLFSYYINNFSNYSATYGSLGGVIALMLWFYLTGLVIIVGGEVNATSNYFRKKSQS from the coding sequence ATGGTGGATGTATCACTAACTAGGTTTTCAAAACAGCTTTTCTCAAGAATGAATGAACACCAGGTGACAGACTTATCAGCACAGCTTGCCTACTATTTCTTACTGTCGCTTTTTCCGTTCTTAATCTTTGCCATTACCCTTCTGGCTCATTTTGATTTTTCTCAGGAACAGATTCTCGACCTAATCGCCCAATATGCGCCATCTGAATCATTCGTAGCCATTCAAGAGAATCTTATTCTGGAGGATGGGGCACGGAAAGGGCTTTTGTCCTTTGGGATCATTGCAACAATCTGGTCTGCATCTAATGCGATTAATGCCATTATTAAGTCACTTAATCGAGCTTACAATGTGCATGAGAGTAGACATTTTTTATTAGCGCGCGGACTATCGATCTTATTATCAATCGCGATGATTTTTGTAATCGTTATTGCGTTAATTTTACCGGTTTTTGGTGAAACGCTCTGGCGTTTCTTCGTGTCATTTTTTGATATTTCCGAATCGTTTGGATTTATGTTCGCTATTATTCGCTGGGTTTTGAGTCTTTCCATTATGATTGTCGTGTTTATGTTTATCTACTATTACGCTCCGAATAAGCGCTTGCATTATAAAGACGTTTTGATAGGATCTGTTTTTGCTTCGGTACTCTGGCAGCTTGTTTCACTTCTGTTTTCTTATTACATTAACAATTTCAGTAACTATTCTGCTACATATGGCAGTCTTGGTGGGGTGATTGCGCTAATGCTCTGGTTCTATTTGACCGGGCTTGTGATTATTGTAGGTGGAGAAGTGAACGCGACATCTAATTATTTTCGGAAAAAATCCCAGTCTTAA
- a CDS encoding YtxH domain-containing protein has protein sequence MSQTYQSRNQNKLFKAVLIGGLAGALISLLDSGTRSSIKSGSKRAGTILRDVKNNPSYYTDKWKQTVDDASELMKEVQDDISTLSEKFSGLKDSSVEAFNLVKETQHDLKEIGSRVVEAGEELTGNNDGSITH, from the coding sequence ATGAGTCAGACATATCAGAGTCGAAATCAAAATAAATTGTTTAAGGCAGTCCTTATCGGTGGACTGGCAGGTGCTTTAATTTCACTTCTGGATAGCGGTACAAGGTCGTCGATTAAAAGTGGTTCTAAACGCGCAGGAACAATTCTCCGAGATGTTAAAAACAATCCTTCCTACTACACTGATAAATGGAAGCAGACGGTTGACGATGCGAGTGAATTAATGAAGGAAGTGCAGGATGATATTTCCACTCTTTCTGAGAAGTTTAGTGGTCTAAAGGACAGTTCAGTTGAAGCTTTTAACCTCGTGAAGGAAACGCAGCATGACTTAAAAGAAATCGGTTCGAGAGTCGTTGAAGCAGGTGAAGAGCTAACAGGAAACAATGATGGATCAATAACGCACTAA
- a CDS encoding fructosamine kinase family protein, with protein MKQAIEMALSKIGDETSIVKWESVSGGSINQAFYVSTGKQEYFAKLNRTAPDGFFKAEEKGLNILSSHGIRVPKPLVLLPRGETEMVFLMEWISPARSNKQSERSLGRLVANMHHNTVDMAGLDHSNYIGELHQENNQTDDWVTFYRDQRLGIMQDIANEAGVLSGDRDRRLTKMRERLDLFIGHKPDFSLLHGDLWDGNRLVNENDEPYLIDPAVYYGDREIDIAFTYLFGGYTEGFYAQYDADYPLEKEWEDRIPVYQLYYLLVHLVLFGESYGSAVDRILQKYTT; from the coding sequence ATGAAACAGGCAATAGAAATGGCATTGAGTAAAATTGGTGACGAAACAAGCATCGTGAAATGGGAATCCGTTTCTGGTGGGTCAATTAATCAAGCCTTCTATGTGAGTACAGGCAAGCAGGAATACTTTGCGAAACTGAATCGCACTGCACCGGATGGTTTCTTCAAGGCGGAGGAAAAAGGTCTTAACATTCTTTCCAGTCACGGTATTCGGGTTCCTAAACCACTTGTGCTGTTACCTCGCGGTGAAACGGAAATGGTTTTTCTAATGGAATGGATTTCCCCAGCAAGATCAAATAAACAAAGTGAGCGTTCGCTTGGTCGTCTTGTCGCAAATATGCATCATAATACCGTGGATATGGCAGGGCTAGATCACTCCAATTACATTGGCGAACTTCATCAGGAAAATAATCAGACAGATGATTGGGTCACCTTTTACCGGGATCAGCGACTCGGTATCATGCAAGACATAGCCAATGAAGCAGGAGTCCTTTCTGGAGACCGAGATCGCCGCTTAACAAAGATGAGAGAAAGGTTGGACTTATTCATTGGACATAAGCCTGACTTTTCACTCCTGCATGGTGATTTATGGGATGGAAACAGGCTTGTGAATGAAAATGACGAGCCTTACTTAATTGACCCTGCAGTTTACTACGGTGATCGAGAAATTGACATTGCTTTTACATATTTATTTGGAGGATATACAGAGGGTTTCTATGCGCAGTATGATGCGGATTACCCCCTTGAGAAGGAATGGGAGGATCGTATTCCTGTTTATCAGTTGTATTATCTTCTTGTTCATCTTGTCCTATTTGGGGAAAGCTATGGAAGTGCCGTGGATCGCATTCTTCAAAAATATACCACTTGA
- a CDS encoding low molecular weight protein-tyrosine-phosphatase, whose protein sequence is MIRVLFVCLGNICRSPMAEAIFRSKVKKAGLNQQLEVDSAGTGDWHIGEPPHEGTSEILFKQSIPTDGIKARQVKQTDLDTFDYIVAMDAGNLGELHEMAGMKSTGSISRLMDYVTDSEFEDVPDPYFDGNFEEVYEMVEVGCEKLLQHIQNEKSL, encoded by the coding sequence ATGATCCGTGTATTGTTCGTTTGTCTGGGAAATATTTGCCGCTCACCAATGGCAGAAGCGATTTTTCGCTCTAAGGTCAAGAAAGCTGGATTGAATCAACAACTTGAAGTAGATTCGGCCGGAACAGGAGACTGGCATATTGGTGAACCACCACACGAAGGTACGTCGGAAATTTTGTTTAAGCAAAGCATTCCGACGGACGGAATTAAGGCAAGGCAGGTCAAGCAAACGGATCTTGATACGTTTGACTATATTGTAGCGATGGACGCTGGAAACTTAGGAGAACTCCATGAAATGGCGGGAATGAAGTCGACTGGTTCCATTTCTCGTTTAATGGACTACGTTACAGACAGTGAGTTTGAAGACGTCCCTGATCCTTATTTTGATGGTAATTTTGAAGAAGTATACGAAATGGTTGAAGTAGGGTGCGAGAAACTGCTTCAGCATATTCAGAATGAAAAAAGCTTATGA
- a CDS encoding secondary thiamine-phosphate synthase enzyme YjbQ — MLKRISVKTNQRDEMQDITSEVRSALKEDSFRNGIVIVYSAHTTAGITINENADPDVKHDMLMRLDEVYPWEHPKYRHGEGNSASHLKTSTVGASQTIIVEDGNMILGTWQGIYFCEFDGPRNRTVYIKTLEG, encoded by the coding sequence ATGTTAAAACGAATTTCTGTAAAAACAAATCAGCGAGATGAGATGCAGGACATTACTTCTGAAGTAAGGAGCGCACTTAAAGAAGACAGTTTTCGAAACGGCATTGTTATCGTCTATTCAGCACATACGACCGCAGGCATCACCATAAATGAAAATGCAGACCCTGATGTGAAACACGATATGCTAATGAGGCTGGATGAAGTGTATCCATGGGAGCATCCTAAATACAGACACGGTGAAGGGAACTCTGCTTCTCATTTAAAGACGAGCACAGTGGGAGCATCACAGACAATCATTGTTGAAGACGGCAATATGATATTAGGTACATGGCAGGGCATTTATTTCTGTGAATTTGATGGGCCACGTAACCGTACAGTTTACATCAAAACATTGGAGGGATAA
- a CDS encoding EAL domain-containing protein has product MDALDVMGKKDKIFPYFQPIVSADKQQIIGYEVLGRIRTEEGIKSLGFFFEDSSIPEEYILEIDTHIRNAAIDYFQKRESDQSLFLNCNARHLLYDHGETITNSLEDYATSGISYGKIVIEVSGYDVEDDQLQKLQHILTYYKSLGVQVAISHAGSTMSNIEKIAFLNPNIIKVDLTNLKDKGMPPEYREVLYALSMLGRKIGATLLFEGIEGIGQLKYAWENGGRYYQGYYLGRPGPEFLSVDKCKPLLTKEFHHFIEHERKRLLSLYTLSQNFNHHLQQQVKRTKHNDWNVIVSEAAQSLGEACFRGYICDEDGRQVSANYYRNGEGIWESQPEYEGDNWSWRPYFLENIVRMRHEQVGILSDLYSDIETNELIRTYSYPINETHYLFLDIPYLYLYERDDY; this is encoded by the coding sequence ATGGATGCACTTGATGTAATGGGAAAGAAAGATAAGATCTTCCCATACTTTCAACCGATTGTTAGCGCTGATAAGCAGCAAATTATTGGGTACGAAGTCCTTGGAAGAATCCGTACTGAGGAGGGTATTAAAAGCCTGGGATTCTTCTTTGAGGATTCTTCGATACCAGAAGAGTATATACTTGAAATTGATACTCATATACGTAATGCAGCGATCGATTATTTTCAGAAGAGAGAAAGTGATCAAAGCTTATTTTTAAACTGTAATGCAAGACACCTTCTTTACGACCACGGTGAAACCATTACGAACTCTCTGGAGGACTATGCTACTAGTGGCATCTCTTATGGGAAAATCGTGATTGAAGTTTCAGGATATGACGTAGAGGATGACCAACTCCAGAAGCTACAGCATATTCTGACCTATTATAAAAGTCTTGGTGTTCAAGTGGCCATTAGTCATGCAGGGAGCACAATGAGTAATATTGAGAAGATCGCCTTCCTTAATCCAAATATCATCAAAGTTGATTTAACAAACTTAAAAGACAAAGGCATGCCTCCTGAGTATCGGGAAGTGCTTTATGCTCTTTCTATGCTTGGCCGAAAAATCGGGGCAACCCTTCTATTCGAAGGGATTGAAGGAATCGGTCAACTCAAATATGCCTGGGAAAATGGCGGACGCTATTATCAGGGATACTACCTTGGCAGGCCGGGACCCGAATTCCTTTCGGTTGATAAGTGCAAACCACTATTAACAAAGGAGTTCCATCACTTTATTGAGCATGAGAGAAAGCGCTTGCTGTCTCTCTACACCTTATCGCAAAATTTTAATCACCATTTGCAGCAGCAGGTAAAGCGTACGAAGCACAACGATTGGAATGTCATCGTATCTGAAGCAGCGCAGTCTCTTGGAGAAGCATGTTTTAGAGGGTATATTTGTGATGAAGACGGTCGACAAGTATCTGCCAACTATTATCGCAATGGAGAAGGGATCTGGGAATCTCAGCCTGAATATGAGGGGGATAACTGGAGTTGGCGCCCTTATTTTCTTGAAAATATCGTTAGGATGAGACATGAACAGGTCGGCATTCTTTCCGATTTATATAGTGACATAGAAACAAATGAGCTGATTCGAACCTACTCCTATCCAATTAACGAGACGCATTATTTGTTTTTGGATATCCCCTATCTTTACCTTTATGAACGTGATGATTATTAA
- a CDS encoding PAS domain-containing protein, with protein sequence MRVNKDQLKRMKKNEFVRTAIEYVDAGVVITDPELPDNPIVYTNNGFEKLSGYSADETIGYNCRFLQGQDTNQDDIDKLRLAISNKEKIKLEIKNYRKNGEVFWNELQIYPVFIESEHQTYFVGVQQDVSKRKYAEERSDHYLEQVKRLSTPIVPIDRNVSIVPVVGEIDDERLELLLHNVSAHIQKSGDEYLILDLSGVSHFTSQLHKGVYQLNQLIKLMGAMLMITGIRPEFILEGIESDFSLSTVKSFSSVKQALVSIQ encoded by the coding sequence ATGAGGGTAAATAAAGATCAATTAAAGCGAATGAAGAAGAATGAATTTGTCAGAACTGCAATTGAATATGTAGACGCCGGAGTAGTCATAACGGATCCAGAGCTCCCTGATAATCCGATTGTTTACACAAATAATGGGTTTGAAAAACTCAGCGGGTATTCAGCTGACGAAACCATTGGATACAACTGTCGTTTCCTTCAAGGACAAGATACAAATCAGGATGACATCGACAAGCTACGTTTAGCGATTAGTAATAAAGAGAAAATAAAACTCGAAATAAAAAATTATCGGAAGAATGGTGAAGTATTCTGGAATGAACTTCAAATCTACCCGGTATTTATTGAAAGTGAGCACCAGACCTACTTTGTAGGAGTGCAGCAGGATGTTTCGAAACGGAAGTATGCAGAAGAGCGATCTGACCACTATCTTGAACAAGTAAAGCGCCTTTCAACCCCTATCGTTCCAATCGATCGCAATGTTTCTATCGTTCCGGTTGTAGGGGAAATTGATGATGAACGTCTTGAACTTCTGCTTCATAATGTTAGTGCTCATATTCAAAAAAGCGGTGATGAGTATTTAATTCTGGACTTGTCTGGAGTTAGCCACTTTACAAGTCAGCTTCATAAAGGAGTTTACCAACTTAACCAGCTTATAAAGTTAATGGGTGCTATGCTCATGATTACAGGGATCAGACCAGAGTTTATTTTGGAGGGCATAGAGTCAGACTTCTCCCTCTCAACCGTTAAAAGCTTTTCATCTGTTAAGCAGGCCCTGGTGTCTATTCAATAA
- a CDS encoding TIGR02206 family membrane protein encodes MHAFFSWSTDHDFSLFSNEHLVVLGTIVVMMILMFLFRNNLREHSLNFIFRIGIAIIILLSEASFHIWFIYHNEWDVAVGLPLQLSSISLFLAVFLVLTKNRSLFEITYFAGAGSAILAMLTPDLGVYGYPHFRFFHFFVAHGGIVIATWSMIIVEGFVPSYRSIWKAFFALNAYVTLIFILNITLNANYMFLMEKPLSNTLFAYLGPWPWYLLSLEGVAIVAFHLLYLPFTFSKWLNKTRRKISSFSS; translated from the coding sequence ATGCATGCCTTTTTCTCATGGTCCACTGATCACGATTTCTCTCTTTTTTCAAACGAGCATCTTGTGGTACTCGGCACAATTGTAGTGATGATGATTCTTATGTTCCTCTTTAGAAATAACTTAAGAGAGCATTCCTTAAACTTTATCTTCAGAATAGGGATTGCGATTATTATTCTTCTGTCTGAAGCTAGCTTTCACATCTGGTTCATTTATCATAATGAATGGGATGTTGCAGTTGGGTTACCTCTTCAACTCAGTAGCATTTCCCTATTTCTGGCTGTTTTTCTTGTTCTTACGAAAAACAGAAGCCTTTTTGAAATCACCTATTTCGCAGGTGCAGGAAGTGCCATTCTTGCTATGCTTACACCCGATCTTGGTGTTTATGGTTACCCACATTTTCGTTTCTTTCACTTTTTTGTTGCACATGGAGGAATTGTTATTGCCACATGGTCCATGATTATCGTTGAAGGATTTGTACCTTCTTATCGGTCAATCTGGAAAGCCTTCTTTGCTTTAAATGCGTATGTAACACTCATCTTCATTCTGAACATCACACTTAATGCAAACTATATGTTTTTAATGGAAAAGCCCTTAAGTAATACACTATTTGCTTACCTTGGTCCCTGGCCTTGGTACTTGCTTTCACTAGAAGGTGTAGCAATTGTAGCTTTTCATCTTCTATATTTGCCTTTTACTTTCTCCAAATGGTTAAACAAAACACGAAGAAAGATCTCTTCGTTTAGTAGTTAA
- a CDS encoding acylphosphatase yields MKRYYLIVKGKVQGVGFRAFTQQKAAQYEVSGHVMNHMDGSVGIEAQGDEQKLERFISAIRTGSPYSSVEEVTTEDKEVLENELSFSIRY; encoded by the coding sequence ATGAAGCGGTATTATCTTATTGTGAAAGGAAAAGTTCAGGGAGTTGGATTTCGAGCTTTCACTCAACAAAAGGCAGCTCAATATGAGGTAAGTGGTCACGTTATGAATCATATGGATGGATCTGTTGGTATCGAAGCCCAAGGAGATGAACAGAAGCTTGAGCGGTTTATTTCAGCTATTCGTACCGGTAGCCCCTACTCTTCTGTAGAAGAAGTCACTACGGAGGATAAAGAAGTATTGGAAAATGAGCTTTCCTTTTCGATTCGTTATTAA